In Thermococcus chitonophagus, the genomic stretch ATCTACCAAGGATCCCTTTACGAGCTCGCCTGTATGGTAAAAAACCACAACATCTATCCCAAGGATCTTCCCAACGAGAGAAGCAACATCAGCATAGAAGGGAACTGGAGTGTGGGCTATTATCAAATCCGTCTTCTTGGCAATCTTTATCACTTCAAAGGGAAGCTGCACCCTTATTGGGGTGTTTGAGAGTATGAAGTTCGGCTTTTTTCTTATAACCTTGATATTTCCGATTTCCTCCTCCCTTTCCTTTCCCCTTGTTGCACACACAACGGTAACCTCGTGCTCTTTAGCCAGATCTTTAGCGAGTTTAAATGCATACCTCTCAAGACCTCCTCCCTCTGGATAGAAGTAGGGGGAGAGCATGAGGATTTTCACTCGAACCCCTCCTTAAGCATGAAGATGCTTATAAAGAACGAGAAGAAGACAACCTGCAGTCCGACGGCTATTAAGGTTAGGACTAAGATTGCAGCCTTAACCTCATAAAGTTCCCCATAACCTCTCCTGTACCACTGGTAGAATATCCACAGTCCCAGGAGGAATCCCGAGATTATCATGAACCCTCCAAGTGCTAGACCTTCCTCCAGTATAGAGTATCTCATGAAAAACTCCGTTAGCTCATCGGGCTTTGAGAATCCCTCCTTCACTGCATAAACTTTGGCAGATATCCCGAAGTTGAGGACTTGCAAGCCCACTATAGCGAGAAGGCTTCCCAGGATCATCGTGTGAACCCTAAAGGGGTTCGTGTTATAGGCGTAGATCATAAGGGCTATCCCTAAAATAATTATCAATATTCCGGGAATTAGGAAGAGGTACGTTGGTGAATATAGGAGCATCAGCCTTAGGTGCCTCCAGCCGTCCTTCAGCGAGTGGAGCTTTGATTTTCCTATTCTGGGATAATAGGTGATAGGAACCTCCTTGATCCTTAAACCGGCCCTCACGGCCTCTATTATCATCTCACTAGCAAATTCCATCCCCCTGCACTTGAGGTTCAACCTTTCCAGAACTTCCCTTTTGAAAGCTCTCATCCCACAGTGTGCATCTGAAACGTTTGTCTTGAAGAACACATCTAAGATCTTGGTGAGCAAGGGATTGCCGATGTACCGGTGAAGCCATGGCATGGCTCCGGGTAGAATTTTGCCCTTAAGCCTAGTACAAATGACCAGGTCGGCTTCGTCCTTCATAAGGGGTTCTAAAAGTCTAGGAATGTCCTCGGGCGGATAGCTCCCATCAGGATCCATCATCACTATGTATTTCCCTTTCGCGACCTTAAAACCCTCGAGGTACGCTCCCCCGTACCCTTTGCTCCTCTGCCTTATCACCTTGGCCCCCAATCGTTGGGCTATCTCAGGAGTTCTGTCCTGGCTCTTATCGACCACTATTATCTCGTACTCTACCCCCATATCC encodes the following:
- a CDS encoding glycosyltransferase family 2 protein, translated to MDVSVILPTMNEEEAIKAVLPRIKEVLEDMGVEYEIIVVDKSQDRTPEIAQRLGAKVIRQRSKGYGGAYLEGFKVAKGKYIVMMDPDGSYPPEDIPRLLEPLMKDEADLVICTRLKGKILPGAMPWLHRYIGNPLLTKILDVFFKTNVSDAHCGMRAFKREVLERLNLKCRGMEFASEMIIEAVRAGLRIKEVPITYYPRIGKSKLHSLKDGWRHLRLMLLYSPTYLFLIPGILIIILGIALMIYAYNTNPFRVHTMILGSLLAIVGLQVLNFGISAKVYAVKEGFSKPDELTEFFMRYSILEEGLALGGFMIISGFLLGLWIFYQWYRRGYGELYEVKAAILVLTLIAVGLQVVFFSFFISIFMLKEGFE